The genomic interval aaagacatgaaaatattCTTCAAGAATTGAAGAAGCAAGAAATGCACAGAACACGTGTTCTTTATCAAGCGTTACACGCACGAAATATATGACCCTGAAAGAGGAGGAGGAGATAAAGCCAAAGACGCCAAATTAATGAACACTTAtcacaaattgtaaaaaaactcacattttccttttttatactGATGGTGAAAGCTAAGCTTAATACTGTCCAAGATGCTGTATTACTTTATCGGTACATATGGATTACCATAGCACAACTTGAATGTCAAGATAAAAGTACATCCTAATATTCTTCCTTTGACTAAAGACATGTGGCAGACACTTTCTATGACATTTCCAACCTTACACTTATTGATTAATGTGTATGAAACATCACTTTTTGAAGAACCACTTGAAATTAATCGTATTTGTAAGACAGTATTGTGATTTTTAGAAATTGGATGTGCTCGATAACAACACGGTGCATCATCGCAGAATGAGTTGTGGATTCCTCTAACATGGAATGACAAACCATTCCATGTTAGAGAGGGCTTGAAATAATTCCAGCTTGCATGGATGGAAGAGACAACTGTTGAGGTCATACTATTTCTCGTCCATAATGGTGACCGTTGTGGGTGACACAGTTGAATTAGAAGAAGTGGTTGGAGAAATGTCAAACCCcatttaaaagaatttaatagGTTTACAACCATGAAATTAACATTTATGGGTAAAACCAATGTTGATAATGTTGATGTCTAGAACCTGTCACTCTAATCAGATAATTAAGACTCCAGAGCAATGTTCCTTTCATCAGAGCACTACCAACATTTGTAACAAATAGCTTCCCCAAATCAAAACATAACattcaaattcattaaaatacttgaatattttccttttgtagTAAAGACCACATTTGGAAGAAAAGCTCCAAATTGAGGATGAtcttcaaataacaaatttacatTGTGGTAAGCTGCCTATGCTGCATGCTTTGGGTGTTTGACTTTTCTCAATATatcaaagaactgaaaaataaccAATACTTTGATATCAGGTAAAAGCCATGAGACAAAAACGTCTCACCCAAGAACCTGCTGGGGACTGTTTCCTCATAGAGGTTCTCCTTGAAGATAGCagggaaataaaaagaaatttttcacaaaaaggaACATATCAAAATATTCGCCTCAACCTCAAGGCTTGACTGTATGGGATGCTCCGTTTCAGATGAGGTGGATGTGCTGATGTCCAATGGAGGTATGGATGAGTATCAGTTGGTTTCTGATAAACATCTGTACTAATGTTGCCTTGATTGTCCTTTAGAACGGTCGTATCAAGGAAATTCACTGAATGTGCAGAGATTTCGTGTGTAAACTTGATTGAGGGTGCTACACTGTTAAGGTAGTTTATGAAATTAATCAAAGAGTCTTTATCACTTTTCCAGATAAGGAATATATCATCTATAAAGCGTACCCAGAGTATGATATGGTCCATCCACTCTGTTTGGTACACGAATCTTTCTTCAAGTCTACCCATGTATACGTTTGCAAAGTTGGGAGCGACTCTGGTTCCCATGGCTGTTCCTTTGATTTGAATGTAGTGTTCATTGCCAAAGGTAAAGTTGTTAAGCTTAAGAACCTTCTCGAGGAGACACGATAATGTCATCGGTGATGGCTTGTTCTGGTTCGTTTTGCCTAGCTCTTCCTCCACAATAGTGAGTCCTTCGTCTGTGTCTATATTCGTATATAGGCTTGATACGTCCAGAGTTGCTAAGTAACACTTTTCGGGTAACTTGCCCAAACTCCGTATTCGCTTAATGAAGTGTGTGGTATCTTGTACGTATGACGGTAGCTTTTCTGCTATAGGTCTCAAAAATTCGTTCACATAAGCTGATAGCTTCTCCGTGTGGCTGTTCACGGAGGATACTACTGGTCTACCTGGATTGTTAACTTTGTGTATTTTGGGGAGCATATAGAATATAGGAGTCCTTGATTGTGCTGGTCTTAAGAGTTTAGctacttcttcttctaattCTCCGTCGTCCATAAGTGTATCTAAGCACTGGTTTATGAGCTGTTCGTGTTCAAGAGTGAGATCTCTTCCTACTCTCTTGTAATATTCTTCATTGTCCAGTTGGCGTTTAGCCTCCTTTACATAGTCCTTTGCATTCATGATGACCGTAGCTCCACCTTTATCTGCGGGCTTGATGATTATGTCCGTGTTGTTGCTTAGTCTAAACAAAGCTGCTCTCTCACGTTTGGTTAGATTATTACGTGGACATCGTAGATTGTGAAAGGTCTCATCACTGATTTCTTGCCTTAATTTGTCAATATATGTATTAAGGTATGGTTCCCTTGAAGGTCCAGTATACATCTTGCGCTCCTTCTGgttcaatttttgaagaatCGATGGTTGGTATCCAGGGCCGTCTATTACGTCTTCTATATTCTCAGGAGTGTGATATTCCTTAAGGGTTAGTCTACGGGCAAAGGCATCAATGTCCTTACTGATTTCATATTTTCCTGGTGGCAGTGGTGTTGGGCAAAAGTTAAGTCCCTTACGTAGAAGGTTTGTTTCCGACTGCGTAAGTTGAATGCCAGATAAGTTTACTGTTCGtctatttaaaatattctctaTCTGTGTGGATTTCTGACGTGTCATTTCTTTGGGTTTGACTTTACTCATTGTCCATTTCCGTTCCAATGTCAAATTTCCGTTGATATCTTTTCGGTTTGGTTTCAATCTTAATCTTTGTATCTGTTCCTGGCAGGTGGGCGACCGCCTAAAAAATACCGCCGTTGTGATTGGCGCTTACCTCCTTCATGCTGGTTGTAATCTAGTGATTGTTGTTGGTAGCGTCTGTAGCCCCACTCTCTGTCCCTTGATGATCTTTCATAGTACCTTCTTTGGCCACGTTCTTCAGGTGGTATTTTTCTTCTTGTGGGGTCTGACTTATTTGGGGTCAGTTTCTGACGAATGTGTTTCTTGACTACCACACTGGggatttttgacatttttttgacCACCCCACCTGTTTTTGGTCACGCGCGCAAAGATTTGTGGGTAGCGCACAGGACCATTCAACACTGGACTTTGAAGAGATCTGGTACCTACATGTGACTCCCACCAGGTTTGTGTTGTCCGCCATTTGCAAAACAACAAGGTAAGCTTTAATTTGATACCAAATTCGACTATTTTAGAGACGTGTtcgattttttctctttatctaaAAGTAGAAGATGATTAGTATGACTTTTTGGAGATTTTTGGCTGTGTTTGAGGTTAATTTTACCGCTTTTAGTGTTGATTTACGCTAAATGAAATCGATAGGATTTTAGCCTGTTGTATTGACTATTTACACGGAAAATTTGGCTGACATTGTTCTTGTTTTACCAAAGTTACACCGGCGAGATGTCGGGGACCTCACGTTTTCCCATTGGAGAGTGGGCACGGCAAAGGAAGGAGAAACGACAGGTTTTAGTTGAAGCGAATAAGTCTATTCAAGACTTGGAGGGAAAAATTACAGAGCTAAAGAGAAAGGTACGTAATGTTGTGAAAATAATCGATCTTTGGTTTTGTGATTACCTACTGATACTCAGATTATTTTCATCGAAGGAGACTTTTcgatttaaaatgcaaaatatcaAGATTAGAAGTGTAAAATAGTTTTAGGGAGCCACCTgttcaattatttgttttacaaATATGATATTGCATGCTGATAAATATCATGATTAATGAATAAGATGGtgaacaaatttgttttcaaaatatttatgagTAATTTCTTAGAGATCgattttgtaataaaaacaaactacaTGTAGCAATGCACTTGTGCACAAAATTTGTGCAGAGCCATAATTATAGCAAATCAGTATTTTGGTGTTTTAAATGACATaatcaatttattattttagtgtttacaattttaaaatcacattttcacctcttgcttttttcctctctctATAGCGAGGGttattagaaaatgaaatagtgCACCTGCCAAGAGGACAACATGTTGTAACACCGACCACTCTAGATGAAAACAACAGTGACAAGTGTGTTGGTTTGTCACACAACATTTCAGCTAAGAGAAGAAAGCTTACGTATGATTGTGCCAAGAAAGTTCACTCTACGCCAAGTACAGAACCTGAAGGTCAATGTGCAACTGCCAATGGACTTTGGAGCACCTTGGTTAAAAACTGTAAAACTAAAGTAGTCATTGATGTACTGAAAAAGTCAAAAACTGTTTGTAAAACAGTTGTCCCACAGATTGTGGCTAAATCTGTAGCTAAATTTGAAAAGTCCTCAACAAATTTTCTCAGGTCTGTAAGTGTGCTATACAGGGGTGGAATTCTTAGTAAGAGAAAATATTGTAATATAAGATCTTCAGAAGTCTTTGATTATGACATCCCAACAAAGAAGCGAAAGCGCACAGAGTTTAAAGAGGGTTGTAGATTACCTGCACTTGTACCTTACAAGGAGCTGATGAAATTTATAGAGGTACAAGATATTGGAAAACTTCATAGCATACCGCAGGCTACTGCTGAGAGTGACGTAGAAAAGGAAAACGAAGAAGTTGATGGCAACTTACTGCCAGTGATCCCTGGGTATTATATTGACCTTAAAGAGCGTTTACTCCAAATGGCAGACCTCTACCTTCACATAGATAGCCATATACCTAATTTTCTTACATGGTTTGGTAAACAGAAGGGTCATTTTTTAGTAGCAATGGGTGCAGATGGTGCCCCTTTTGGTAAGGCTAATGAGGCTTGTGCATGgcttgtttcatttttgaatGTTTCAGAAAGAGTTGCCTCACCagatgataattttttgatttGTGGTGCCAACTGTAAAGAAGATCACCCTGCCATGGTAGAATATGGGAAACAACTTAGATCAGAGATGGCCACGATTGCAAGTCAAactttttcagtaaaaaatcaGCAGGTTAAGTTTGAATTTAAACTTGTTCCATCAGATATGAAGTGGCTAGCAAAATTTTCTGGAGAACTGAGCAATGCTGCTAAATACCCATGTTCTTTTGCAAATGTGCAACTTAGTGAATTACAGGAAAGAGGGCAAAGCTTGAGTAACAATCCTCAAAGTAAGTGGAGGCCATGGGAATATAAATTCAGGGAAGAAGTTGCCAAAAAGGTGacacaatttaaagaaaaacaggCAAGGCCAATTAATGCTGCTCAAGAGCAGACATTGCGTACCAAAGTATGCAACCACATAGCAAGCCTTAAATCTAGACAAGAATTTGAGCCAATTCTTGGTCCAGTTattcaaaatgcaaaatgtgATAATCTTCATGTGGGAAATAATTGTTGGGGGCATTGGCATAAGTTGCTTTTCACCCATGTTTTGGCTAAAGCAAAGATTCCCACCAGTACAAAGTCTGTTTTTCAATTGCCAGAAGATAACTCATTGCGTAAGCATTTGAAGGCTCTCCGGTTTAAATTAAAGTGCAAGAAGATGTATAATAAGATTTTGCAATGGTTTAAAGAGAAACGAAAGACATCTCCTTTTGAATTTCGGTTCACTGGGGAGGAAACTAAGAAATTTTGTGATGGCTTTATGTATCTTGTTGAAGCTCAAATTGAGGAGGGTGACATTGAGCAAGCCAAGAGCTTTTTTGTGTTATCTCTTGGGAGAATGGGTCTTCACCTAAGGAACAGCTTGTCCCTTGCTAGTAGGGTCTCCAATATTAGTTACAGTGATCTACCAAAGTTAGAGCAGGATTGCACACAATATTTTAATCTAACATCATTATTTCACTCTGCAAATCTCAGTGTTTGGGCAATGGGCTACTGTGTGCCATTTCATACTAAACAGCTTTTTGAAGATCTTGGTGTGGGTTTAGGAATTAATTCAATGCAGGGAAGAGAGTCTAAACACCAGCAACTTGCTTCGTTTGCTAGTTTTTCCCTTGTAAAACACAGATGGGCTAAAGTGTTTAGACATGAGCACATGTCCAACATTTGGATAAGGCAACAGAATCCATTTCATGATACctataagaaatgtaaagacaCATATGTGCCAAAGCGGTGCAGCACTGCAGGATATTGTTCATGTGGTATGCCTTTAAGCACTGCAAGTGCATGCATGTACTACTCatgtgaaatttcaaaagaaattattgcTTGTGGTTCAGCAGGGAAACTAAcagtaaagatgaaacaaaTTCTTGCTGAAgctcaaaaatgaaaagtttctgTGAAGCTTGGCTGGATAACATCAGATTAAGGGTGTTCAAAGGTGGTGGCTAGACAATTAAATATTGAGATAGTAAGATGTTTTTCTGAGGAGAGTTCATTTATAACAAAAGCTGTAATGTTTTGGTGTTTAAGGTTATAATGTTCTTGTTAGTTCATTAAAATTACATTCCACATGGACCATAAGTGCTATTATTTTGTGTTATACATGTACATACCcctaaaagaaaagttacaTCTACTCTTGATCACAAAATACACAAATTGGCCATTGCAGTAGACCCCTTCGATATATTAAATTCAGCTTGGCAGTGAGGCTTAAAGGACACAAAGGGAATTGAACAATCATGTTTGTttgtactgtttttttttgtttgtgtcttcTAGTCCTCACTGTCAAGCTGAATTTTATATATCAAAAGTGGCCTACTCTAATCAAATAATTACAATTTCTTTATAATATTTATGGGATAAATGTTGAAATCTGAAGCAGAAAAATATCTCTTTGTGTTCTTCCCTAACGATCCATACAGTGTCTGTCATGGAAGGTCTTAGTATGAACCCTGTCTGTGTCTCTGGAAATTccaatatttttctcacctcttGTCATAATTTCTAATCACCTTCCTGGGGTAAGTATGGATATTTTTAACACAACAGATAAGCAAATAATGTTAATATTATATACAGCACAGACCCTGGTATAACAAAATTGTCTTGCAACTTGATACAggcatgaaaacaaaacaaaaaaacaactgGAATGTGCCACAGGCAACCAATATAATCTTTGTTAAACACAACAGGAACTAAAAGAAGCTACAGAACGTTCATCGATTTCAAATAAACTGAGGAACTCCTTCTTCATTCCAGACACCATAATGACACTTAATTTGAACCATTTCTGTGGAGTAAATGTACTTAAGCTGGAAAGGCCTATTGGCATCCACAAGAAGATCAGTGTGTCCCTTGCCTTTAATGCTTCTTTTAAACCCCACCTCTCCAGTCATTTGTCCCTCTGAAAACCATCGCTCCAGCTTTCTTTTGTGAGATACTTTAatgactttttcttttacttcgcCGTTTCTCTTTAGATGATTTTGGATGTTTACTCCATACATAGATGTGCAAGTGAGGATTTCCACTAAATGATCGAATATCTCCTTATGAAGTCTGTAACTGAATTCTACAATCCATGGATTGGAATGTTTGGCCACAAAAATTCCCTTCTAATAATAGACCTTTTCCAGTTGTCAAGCTCGCGGCAGGCCATGTCGTCCAAATTACAGGAAGACACTGTTAGTTTATCTCGATCAGATCTCCGTGAGTAGGACTTTAAGGAATCTTCTTTCAATCGGTTCAACTCTTTAAACAAATCCTGGACCGCAAGCTTCTCAGAAACCGCTTCAGATGGCAAGGACGTCCAATATTTGGACTCGGTTTTTTCGTAGAAACTTCCAATCTCGTCAGAAAGACCTCTTATTATCTCGATATTTAATTCTCTGGCGGCCATCTTTGGTCAACCTCGCTCTCATGTTATCCAGCCGGGCGGCATAGCAGGCAGCCTCAATCTGGTGATAGGACAAATTCACACCAAAAATCCCCAGTGTGACTTCTGCATATGTTTCAGTTCCCCGATCAAGTGGTTGATGTTCTGCCTCTTGCACCGGTTGTTTGTTCTTACGGGCAGTTTCcagcttcttttcttttttctcctttagccGTTTTTCTTTCGTGTCAATAATTGATTCTATTTCTTGTTCTACTTGTTGCTTATCCCTGTCCGTCCAGTCCTCAATCTTCTCGAGTGACTCGAAAGTGTCGGCTATCACGGCAATATTTTGTGCCAGCTGCCTCTGGTAGTGTTCCACGAGACATTCCGCGAGCTGCCGTGAGCAATTGCTTAGTATTTCTTTCCATTTGTTTTGGAAGGTTTCATCTTGTCGGCCTGTCGTCGATCGCAAATCAATGGTTAATCCTTTCGGAATAATATCTTCCTCTATGCATGTTTTCAGGAATTCAACGTGTAGTTTCATcctcatgtttttttcttttagggagTACACTTTCCATCCAAGATCTGTTGGTTTTTCCGTTATTTGAGGGTTCCTCGCTGGATTCGCTGTTTCGATGAAACTAGCGGATGGTGTAACATCGTCCTCGCTGCTTTGCTCGTGCTCGTCCGTGCGCGTATTAACTCCTTCGTCTTGATTCTGGTTTCTCCTTGTATTTCTCTGTTTCCTTGTCGAAGCCATTCTATAAGGTTAAATAATTTGCACAATGGAGAATGTGCTTCCGTTTTCAACGCTTTATTAAAGACCCGACGCGTTTCGGCATTTGCCTTCCTCAGGAGCCTTAACATGCAATTGTTACAGAGTCGTAATTGGTTAATTGTGTGACGTAATACAGTGCATGTTGCttaattaaatatatatatatatatatatatatataatgccTACACTCTATACAATGTCACACATGGCCTTTTATAATGGAGCATCGACATGCTTACATTCTTTCTCATCAATAGATCGTTTTCACTCACGTGACCAATTCCTTGACTACCGTTGCTACGCCGCCATATTGGTGTACCTCAATTGTAAACAAACTAGTAGCGTCCTTCGCGTGGAACATGGTTTTGTGTCTGATCGTTGGCTGTGGCAGCAAAAGTGGACGAGATAAAGGGTTGTACTTTGCAAGGGTGCCTTCTGTGGTCACAAATCAAGGCGAAGAGGCACAGAAACTATCCGAAGAAAGAAGATCACGCTGGATTTCAGCGATAAGCAGTGACGATCTGACCGAAGAGATCTTAGAAAACGATCGTGTGTGCGAAAAGCATTTTGTTTCAGGACGGGCAGCTAAG from Pocillopora verrucosa isolate sample1 chromosome 14, ASM3666991v2, whole genome shotgun sequence carries:
- the LOC131771437 gene encoding uncharacterized protein, coding for MSKIPSVVVKKHIRQKLTPNKSDPTRRKIPPEERGQRRYYERSSRDREWGYRRYQQQSLDYNQHEGGKYEISKDIDAFARRLTLKEYHTPENIEDVIDGPGYQPSILQKLNQKERKMYTGPSREPYLNTYIDKLRQEISDETFHNLRCPRNNLTKRERAALFRLSNNTDIIIKPADKGGATVIMNAKDYVKEAKRQLDNEEYYKRVGRDLTLEHEQLINQCLDTLMDDGELEEEVAKLLRPAQSRTPIFYMLPKIHKVNNPGRPVVSSVNSHTEKLSAYVNEFLRPIAEKLPSYVQDTTHFIKRIRSLGKLPEKCYLATLDVSSLYTNIDTDEGLTIVEEELGKTNQNKPSPMTLSCLLEKVLKLNNFTFGNEHYIQIKGTAMGTRVAPNFANVYMGRLEERFVYQTEWMDHIILWVRFIDDIFLIWKSDKDSLINFINYLNSVAPSIKFTHEISAHSVNFLDTTVLKDNQGNISTDVYQKPTDTHPYLHWTSAHPPHLKRSIPYSQALRLRRIF
- the LOC131774394 gene encoding uncharacterized protein, with protein sequence MSGTSRFPIGEWARQRKEKRQVLVEANKSIQDLEGKITELKRKRGLLENEIVHLPRGQHVVTPTTLDENNSDKCVGLSHNISAKRRKLTYDCAKKVHSTPSTEPEGQCATANGLWSTLVKNCKTKVVIDVLKKSKTVCKTVVPQIVAKSVAKFEKSSTNFLRSVSVLYRGGILSKRKYCNIRSSEVFDYDIPTKKRKRTEFKEGCRLPALVPYKELMKFIEVQDIGKLHSIPQATAESDVEKENEEVDGNLLPVIPGYYIDLKERLLQMADLYLHIDSHIPNFLTWFGKQKGHFLVAMGADGAPFGKANEACAWLVSFLNVSERVASPDDNFLICGANCKEDHPAMVEYGKQLRSEMATIASQTFSVKNQQVKFEFKLVPSDMKWLAKFSGELSNAAKYPCSFANVQLSELQERGQSLSNNPQSKWRPWEYKFREEVAKKVTQFKEKQARPINAAQEQTLRTKVCNHIASLKSRQEFEPILGPVIQNAKCDNLHVGNNCWGHWHKLLFTHVLAKAKIPTSTKSVFQLPEDNSLRKHLKALRFKLKCKKMYNKILQWFKEKRKTSPFEFRFTGEETKKFCDGFMYLVEAQIEEGDIEQAKSFFVLSLGRMGLHLRNSLSLASRVSNISYSDLPKLEQDCTQYFNLTSLFHSANLSVWAMGYCVPFHTKQLFEDLGVGLGINSMQGRESKHQQLASFASFSLVKHRWAKVFRHEHMSNIWIRQQNPFHDTYKKCKDTYVPKRCSTAGYCSCGMPLSTASACMYYSCEISKEIIACGSAGKLTVKMKQILAEAQK